From the genome of Sphingobacterium sp. UGAL515B_05:
TAGCTGTATGTGATTTCACACCTAAAGCATAAGCACGTTCTTCAATATTTTTTAATTCTTCATCCGAAAAACCACCTGTATTTACAACTACGGAATGAACTTCTAAACCTAAATCTTGTGTAAGATAAATACAACAGAATGAAGTATCTAATCCGCCACTAAATGCTAAAACTACTTTTTTCATTAGAATGTTATTTTATGAGTGTTTGTTTTCAACGGCTGATTTAAGCTCGTTTCACTCGGTTTTTTAGTATTATGTTGAGAGAACCTTGAACTGATCTCGTTATTATGAACATCTTCAGTTACCTGTTACATCTATTTTCAATATAATCGCTCGGCCTTAGCTTAATATCCTTTTGCGACTTTGTTATGCTTCGGAAAATTGACAGCAATAAATTTATTGGCCGATTTCCAAAACTTCGCCTGTATACGCTTTAGCAGAGACTGTTTTTGTGTAATTCTTTCCAAACGTTCTTTCGCTTCATGCTTGCGCTGGATCTTCTCCCGCAATTCACGTTCTTTCTCTTCGGGATCCCAAAGCATGGCGGTACACATGCAGTTTTTACGGTCTTTACTCATCAGGATCTCATAATTCACGCAGCTCTGACAGCCCTTCCAAAATTCATCATCGGAAGTCAATTCGGAATAGGGAACCGGTTCATAGCCTAGTTCTGAATTGATTTTCATCACGGCGAATCCGGTTGTCAAACCAAAGATCTTCGCTTTAGGGTATTTCTCACGTGAAAGCTCAAAGACTCTTTTTTTGATTGCTTTTGCCAAACCGACTTTTCTGAATTCGGGATTGACAATCAAACCTGAGTTAGCGACATAATCACCATGACCCCAAGTTTCTATATAACAAAAACCTGCCCATCGGCCATCTCTATGTAAAGCAATCACTGCTTTACCTTCATTCATCTTGTTGGCAACGTATTCTGGTTTACGACGCGCAATACCAGTACCACGAGCCTTTGCAGACTCGAACATTTCGTCGCAAATAACCTCTGCATAATGTGCATGCTCAGGTTTAGCCGGGATAATTAAAAAATCTGATATAGTCATTGACTTACGACCCTAATAATAAAACAACAACTACTGTTGCGTTTTGTTACTAAATAAATTAAAATAATGGATTCAAAACCATCGGACAATCATGGTCTTGCTTGGAAAGATTCACTACCTCAAATCAAGCCCGAGGTAGTATAGGTCGTCGGAGGCGTAAAACAGGTATTTCTACAAAAATGAAAGCACAAAAAACCTTCTTCATAAACTTCTCAAAAGTTTGAATATAAGAATAATCGTTCTTTTTGTTCTGTTTCATTTCTTTATGCTCTGTCAATTGTTTCTGACGATGCAAATGTATAAAAATATTTTTTTCTTTTCCACAATATTCTCTTTGATTTTTTGCAAAAATTAAAAATTTACAATCCACCGTCAAAACCTTCCTGCAAGCTTCATTTTCAAGCAATTAATCCACAACAAGTCGGTAATAGAACGATCACATTAGCGATATTAATTTGACAATAAAACGGATAAAGGTTTAAGGCTTTATCAATTGAAATTGTTGTTTTTTCTATCGGTTCGTTATTTTTAGTCAAAAACGATACTTTTGTAGGGATCATTTAATGGAGAATAGTATGTCACCGAGTTTAATTTTCTATATTATTTTTGCCGTCCCTTACATTATCTTTATGTATTGGCTCGTCAAACAGGACAAGCATAAATATGCCTGGGGAATAGCAATCATTACTATTGTTGCCCTATTAGCGATCTACGTATCGCAGAAAGCCAGTAAAGTGGCCATGGACAATTATCAACAGCATCAGATCGATTCTAGAGAGATCGAGCGGGAAGAGCGTTTACAAAAACAACAGGATAGCATTAATCATGCTCAACAATAAAAAAGCGGCTAATGCCGCTTTTTTATTGTTCGTTTGTATAAATTGGAATAATCCCTTCCAATTTAAAGAGAAAAGCATATTCCAATGCAATTTCCTTCAAATAGTCAAATCGACCCGATGCCCCACCATGACCATAATCCATATCTGTTTTCAACAGTAAAACCGCATCTCCTATTTTAGTAGCTCTCAGTTTTGCTACCCATTTTGCTGGTTCAAAATACTGCACCTGACTATCGTGCAGCCCGGTTGTGACCAATAAATTAGGGTATTCTTTTGCTTCAATGTTTTCATATGGAGAATAGGCCTTCATATAATAATAGGCTTCCTTCTCATTGGGGTTACCCCATTCATCATACTCATTTGTAGTCAACGGTATTGTATCATCCAACATGGTATTCACCACATCTACAAATGGCACCTGAGCTATTATGCCATGATATTGCTCAGGC
Proteins encoded in this window:
- a CDS encoding GNAT family N-acetyltransferase; its protein translation is MTISDFLIIPAKPEHAHYAEVICDEMFESAKARGTGIARRKPEYVANKMNEGKAVIALHRDGRWAGFCYIETWGHGDYVANSGLIVNPEFRKVGLAKAIKKRVFELSREKYPKAKIFGLTTGFAVMKINSELGYEPVPYSELTSDDEFWKGCQSCVNYEILMSKDRKNCMCTAMLWDPEEKERELREKIQRKHEAKERLERITQKQSLLKRIQAKFWKSANKFIAVNFPKHNKVAKGY